One Streptococcus gallolyticus subsp. gallolyticus DSM 16831 DNA window includes the following coding sequences:
- a CDS encoding Asp23/Gls24 family envelope stress response protein, producing the protein MTVKINTKDGQIELSDDVIATVVGGSATEIFGVVGMASKSALKDNFQALLRKENYAKGVVVKSTESGISVDVYTVMSYGVKISEVSKNIQERVKFNLENQLGLSADTVNVYVQNIKVVGED; encoded by the coding sequence ATGACTGTGAAAATTAATACAAAAGATGGCCAAATTGAGTTATCTGACGACGTTATTGCAACTGTTGTTGGAGGTTCCGCAACAGAAATTTTTGGTGTTGTTGGTATGGCAAGTAAAAGTGCTCTTAAGGATAATTTTCAAGCGCTTCTGCGTAAAGAAAACTACGCAAAAGGTGTTGTTGTCAAATCAACAGAAAGTGGTATTTCAGTCGATGTTTACACTGTAATGTCATATGGTGTAAAAATTTCTGAGGTATCAAAAAACATTCAGGAACGTGTCAAGTTCAACCTCGAAAACCAACTTGGCCTTTCAGCAGATACGGTGAATGTTTACGTACAAAATATTAAAGTTGTAGGAGAAGATTAG
- the rpmB gene encoding 50S ribosomal protein L28 gives MAKVCYFTGRKTVSGNNRSHAMNKTKRVVKPNLQKVTILVNGKPKKVWASARALKSGKVERV, from the coding sequence ATGGCTAAGGTTTGTTATTTCACAGGTCGTAAGACTGTATCAGGAAACAACCGTTCACACGCAATGAACAAAACAAAACGTGTAGTTAAACCAAATCTTCAAAAAGTTACTATTCTTGTTAATGGAAAACCTAAAAAAGTTTGGGCATCAGCTCGTGCGCTTAAATCTGGTAAAGTAGAACGCGTATAA
- a CDS encoding DAK2 domain-containing protein, with translation MSNITTSLFQEMVQAASTRLGNQAEYVNSLNVFPVPDGDTGTNMGMTIENGAKEVADKPASTVGEVGQILSKGLLMGARGNSGVITSQLFRGFGQAIKDKEELTGQDLAHAFQSGVEVAYKAVMKPVEGTILTVSRGAATAALKKAEETDDAVEVMRAALDGAKRALAKTPEMLPVLKEVGVVDSGGQGLVFIYEGFLAALTGEYIASEDFKATPAVMTEMINAEHHKSVAEHVATEDIKYGYCTEIMVALKQGPTYVKEFNYEEFQGYLSGLGDSLILVNDDEIAKVHVHTEDPGLVLQEGLKYGALKKVKVDNMRNQHDAVLEKDQAVAISQEEKDFAIVAVCAGDGLADIFKSQGVDYVISGGQTMNPSTEDIVKAIDAVNAKNVIILPNNKNIFMAAQSAAEVSEVPAAVVETRTVPQGFTSLLAFNPAQSLEENVEAMTASLSDVVSGSVTLAVRDTSIDGLEIHKDDNLGMVDGKIVVSNPDMTTTLKETFAKMIDEDSEIITIYVGEEGNQELAEEISEYLESTYEDVEVEIHDGKQPVYPYLMSVE, from the coding sequence GTGTCAAATATTACAACCAGTTTATTCCAAGAAATGGTTCAAGCTGCTAGCACACGTCTTGGAAATCAAGCAGAATATGTAAACTCCCTTAATGTTTTCCCTGTCCCAGACGGTGATACAGGAACAAACATGGGAATGACAATTGAAAATGGTGCCAAAGAGGTTGCAGATAAACCTGCAAGTACTGTTGGAGAAGTTGGACAAATTCTATCAAAAGGTCTTTTGATGGGAGCACGTGGTAATTCAGGTGTTATCACATCTCAATTATTCCGTGGTTTTGGTCAAGCAATCAAAGATAAAGAAGAGTTAACTGGTCAAGATTTAGCTCATGCTTTCCAATCAGGTGTAGAAGTAGCTTATAAAGCTGTTATGAAACCTGTTGAAGGTACTATTTTAACTGTTTCTCGTGGAGCAGCAACTGCCGCTCTTAAGAAAGCTGAAGAAACTGACGATGCTGTTGAAGTAATGCGTGCTGCACTTGATGGTGCTAAACGTGCTTTGGCTAAAACACCAGAAATGCTTCCTGTTTTGAAAGAAGTTGGTGTTGTCGATTCAGGTGGTCAAGGTTTAGTTTTTATTTATGAAGGATTTTTAGCTGCTTTGACTGGTGAATACATCGCTTCTGAAGATTTCAAAGCAACTCCAGCGGTAATGACTGAAATGATTAATGCTGAACACCACAAATCAGTAGCTGAACACGTTGCAACTGAAGATATTAAATACGGTTATTGTACTGAAATCATGGTTGCACTTAAACAAGGTCCTACTTATGTTAAAGAGTTTAACTATGAAGAGTTCCAAGGTTATTTGAGTGGTTTAGGTGACTCACTTATCCTTGTTAACGACGATGAAATTGCTAAAGTTCACGTCCATACTGAAGACCCAGGCCTTGTTCTTCAAGAAGGACTTAAATATGGTGCGCTTAAAAAAGTTAAAGTTGATAACATGCGTAACCAACACGACGCTGTTCTTGAAAAAGACCAAGCAGTAGCTATTAGCCAAGAAGAAAAAGACTTTGCTATTGTTGCAGTATGTGCTGGTGACGGTTTAGCTGATATCTTTAAATCACAAGGCGTTGACTACGTTATTTCTGGCGGTCAAACAATGAACCCATCAACAGAAGATATTGTTAAAGCGATTGATGCTGTTAACGCTAAAAATGTTATTATCTTGCCAAATAACAAAAATATCTTCATGGCTGCACAATCAGCAGCAGAAGTGTCTGAAGTGCCAGCAGCAGTTGTTGAAACACGTACTGTACCTCAAGGATTTACAAGCTTGTTAGCTTTCAACCCCGCACAATCATTGGAAGAAAACGTTGAAGCAATGACAGCTAGCCTTTCTGACGTTGTTAGCGGTAGCGTGACACTTGCTGTTCGCGATACTTCTATTGATGGTCTTGAAATCCACAAAGATGACAACCTTGGTATGGTTGATGGTAAAATCGTGGTTTCAAATCCAGATATGACAACTACATTGAAAGAAACATTTGCTAAAATGATTGACGAAGATAGTGAAATCATCACTATTTACGTTGGTGAAGAAGGAAATCAAGAATTAGCAGAAGAAATTTCTGAATATCTTGAATCAACTTACGAAGATGTTGAAGTTGAAATTCATGATGGTAAACAACCAGTTTATCCATACTTGATGAGTGTTGAATAA